The Candidatus Bathyarchaeia archaeon genomic sequence AACACGGGAGGAAAATCTCTTCTCGGTGCCGAGGTGTCCTACTTCCCTACTGAAGCGATAGCTCCAGACACTCCAAACGGTTATCAGGTCAAACTCGGGGATATTTTGCCAGGCTCCTCGAGGAACGCCACCTTTGTTGCACGCGTGCCTAAGGAGGCCAAGCCGGGATACTATCCCGTGATGTTCAAGGTCTCAGCATATCGATTTTCTCCTTACAGAAACCTTGTCCACTTCAGAGTCGTTTAGTTCGGCCCTTCATGCCAATCTAGCCGACCATCTGAAGGTTCTCTTAAGCCAGAACACGTCCATAATTAGCAAGAAATAGAGTCCCACAAATACCAAAGTTAACGGTGCAGTGACGAAATACGGCGACAGCCCGACTATTAGGTTGACCCAAGCCATGCCAAGCCCGCCAAGTACTATGTTGCATCCTCCTTCTCCGATGTGCTTGAGTCCACTTCTCACGAATGGCAGGTACTGCTTGGTTTTTGCCCTTAGAATTAGCTTCAGCGGGACAAATACAAGAACAAAGGCGAAAAGGATGTACCAGATCGTAGACCAGTTCACCATAGAGAGAACCCAATATTGGTAGAAGCCGCCTAGAACATAGCCAGCATTAGTGGAAAGGCTCTCAATAATTTGACCCATTCTAGTGAGGATGGGGGAGATGTTCGCCCGGGACATTCCTAGATTGAGAAACCGCCTCGTCGATTCTCGGATTAAAACTTTGCAACAATCGACCACCGTGGTTCCACGAAAAGGAGTTGGTCATGAAATGGAGACTCCTCTCGCGTGGAGCCTATGCTCCCGGTTACTCGACACATTGAGCCTCCTACCTCCTTATGTGGGTACTCGCGGGCAAGAAACCTAAGAGGGTTGACCATCGTCGCATTATGCCTAAGAATTTTTGGGGGCTAAGTTCACCAACCTCCGAGAGCTTTGAACACGAGCCACTCCATCTGGCTCATGAATCCTCTTCGTTTTTGCCCGTGAACTGTCTTCCGGTGCATTTTCAAATCGTACCAAGAATCGAAATAAGCTCCGCAAGTGAAGCAACAGTATCGTGCCATGGCTACTTCCGCTTCCTGAACAGCTTCACATCATCGACTTGGGTTACAAAATCGAAGCCGGCTTCAATCAGTTTCGATGCTTCTTCGACCGTTCTTGCGGCTTTGCACAAGAAGTCGTCTGACTGCCAATCGACCAAGTGCGTGTACTTCAGCGTGTTAGCTATGGAACGATGCCCGAGGACCTCCTTGACGTAAAGTATGTCCTTTGTTTGGTGGTAAAGTATCGTCGCTCGAAAGTGTCGAAGGGTGTGTAGATGGATTCCGAGAAGCCTTGGATTGCACGATATCCTCGCGAGTCGTTTTCGGATTCTTTCCAAGTGCTTCCTTGCCACCGTCGCATTCGGCAATTGTTCTGTTGAATATCGGGCATAGACTTGCATGAGCATTGCACAGAGTTTGCTCGATAGTTTGACTTCTCTGGCTCTACCCCGTTTCTCTGGCGTTATTCTGACTGTCCTACGTTCAAAGTCAAAATCTTTGAACTGTAGTCTGCTTGCTTCACCGGCTCGCAAGCCGCTTTCGTAGACTAATCGCAAATACGTGCCGTGCCGTAGATTCTTGAAATATTCGAGAATTGACTCTATCTCGTTTTGTAGTGGTATGAAGGGTAGCTTGTCTTCAGCCTCGTACCGTGGCTTGTCAAAACGTATGTGCCTCCATCTGGA encodes the following:
- a CDS encoding tyrosine-type recombinase/integrase yields the protein MAVHLLELQKEGYAKLTIVSHSSILRYLAKHCDLHDPENIRLFLSEKQVSPARKERIANAYLKYSRWRHIRFDKPRYEAEDKLPFIPLQNEIESILEYFKNLRHGTYLRLVYESGLRAGEASRLQFKDFDFERRTVRITPEKRGRAREVKLSSKLCAMLMQVYARYSTEQLPNATVARKHLERIRKRLARISCNPRLLGIHLHTLRHFRATILYHQTKDILYVKEVLGHRSIANTLKYTHLVDWQSDDFLCKAARTVEEASKLIEAGFDFVTQVDDVKLFRKRK